The following is a genomic window from Dermacentor variabilis isolate Ectoservices chromosome 11, ASM5094787v1, whole genome shotgun sequence.
CCCGGATGTTCTGTGTTGAAAGAATTGTCAGCGGCTTCCAAACAGCGAATGTTCTGGAGTTCCAGAGTGCGTTGAGTCATCAAACGTTCTGAAGTACACATTCGTCCCGGTAACTTGAGTGGAGGTTCAGCCTTCTTTTCCTGCTTACGAACCAATACTCAATTAAAAAGGCGCAACGAGAAATCCGAAAGTGTTATAGTGGCGTTTGTCTTTTACCGATTTTACAGCTTTTCTCATGATGTCTATTTAGATAAAATTTCAGATAACTCTTGTAACGTGCGCTGCTTGCCTCCTTTCTTATGAAGAAAATACTTTGATTTTTCACAAAGCAGAGGGTTATAGGGCGATGTTCCTATAAAACACAATAAGGTAGCCACAAATGCACAGCGGAAGTTCCTATTAATTAAGCCAATACATGTCTAAATGTATGTATTTGGTGCCGAGATATGCCTTAAATGGCAGTTTTAGTGCCCCACTAAAAGCGCCTAAAACGGCATTTTCTAGTACCTAAACATCTGTTCTACTATTCAGTCACAAGCGATTCAGTTTCTGGGTGCTGTGATTACGGGAAGCTGTCAATAATTCTTTCACACGAACTGAGAGCGTCCGTCAAGTTACAAATAGCGCTGACACCGTACGACTCACTCGTCCTCAGCGGTAAGGAAACTTGTTTCCCACCTGGCGCATGTGTCGAAGTCAACGGTGCCCTGATCCATCGCGCTTTCACGCATTTCGTAAGCAACTAGCGCTGGTCAAGCGTGCATTCTGGGAAACTGCAGTCTGACAGCCTCGCTCAACCCTGAAGCCACACATCGAGTATAAGGTTACGCTGGCGTTTGCATTTCTAGCTCATGCAAAcgttagagagagagataataatcTTTGATAGAGTGTATTTTAACCAGTATCATTATGGCTTGAGCTGCCGTGATATCACTAAACCTCAAAATTTTGCAGCTAAAGCAGATAATATGGACATAGTCATGAGCAGAAATGGCTGCAAGCGTGACCGACCCATACTGAAATCATCAAGTACCTGTTTTCATGAGAACTAAATGAGTTGCGGcttgtaaacaaacaaaaattggcGATGTGAACTACGGGATGGCTCCGCTGGACTCGCTTGTCCCAACTGACGTTGTGCACGTGTCCCAGCCCAAGCCTTACTTTGCCGTGAGTTCACCTCCCTTATAGTTAGCGCCAAGACGGCGCTTTTACAGGCAGGGGTTATGCTACGGAGCAATCCAGAGTGGCGCCAGTCAAAAGAACACCATTTGACGTGAAGAGGCGGAATCGGTCTCGACAATCATTCTGATTACGCGTCGTTGTCTCCCTTCTAAGTATTGTAAATACATTTATATATCTggcttctgcaacgtaacaatatgTACTAAAAAATTATGCGGTCTTGAGCATACAAGAAACCTCAGGTATAGCGTTCAGACAGAACCGAGAATTTCGTAGCTGGATATTGCTCGTAATGAGAACGTAAAAGGATTGCAGTTTGGCTGAGCAGATCACAAATTGTCACCCACCTCCCTTACCATTCCCGGCCGTGCCAGCACTAGGAGAGCCGAAAGCGCCACCTGCCGCCTGCTTTATGAGCCTGTCCATAAATCCGCCACCTAGGGGTCGGTAAGGAAAAGCACACAAAATAATAGCGCTTAATGATTGACAACCCAAAAACACACTTCGTTTATGACTTCGACACCACTTAAGGCAAAGAGCTTTATATAAGGTTTAGGTTGTGTGCTGAATGATTCATACCAAATATATGGTTTGAGTTACTTAGTCCGGTCCCAGAGCAAAACATTTGCTAAGGCAAAGCATTGGAAGCATGACGATTATATTCTTACACTGAAGTATTTGTGTTGCAAAGAACTAATGGCATTAGGATATTCCCTTCAAAGATGAATTCCATCAAAACTTCTTGAATTATACCTCCGTTTAGGCATTACATATTCTTAGTAAATTCACCAAATTCATCATATGGTGTTCTCTTTCGCGAATAATCTTCTTCAAACGTTTTACATAAGCTAAGAATGCCACAACTCTCTAAGTACTATAAATCAATTTTTAGGGCATGAAAATTGATTGCCTGCTTAACGCAGAGTCCCCCCCATTTCCAGACTTCATAGAACCATTCGCTATGTTTCCAGCAGTTCAACATGCATAATATTGGCATTCTTATGTGGTGTTTATATAATGAAGTTCTTGATTCGGAGGTTCATAAGTTCGCTTCGGTCACGAAACATGTTTATAGCTTTTCTATTTGAGGTCCAGTAGTTTAAGTGAAAGGTTGCCGTTTTCATTAGAAGAGAGTCGTCACCAACATTCAAGCATACTCACCTTGAGAATTAGAGCTGGAGGAGCCAAGGCCTGAACCCACACTTCGGATAATGTTGTTGAGGAATCCATTTCCTGGATCACGGTGGTCATAACAGCATCAAAATAAAATGTAATTCAGCCATTCAGGGGTGGCAGTATCAGTATGCCTTGGTGGAAGCCCCGGCTCTAACTCAGCTTGAATTTCACTGTTTAATGTTTACGAAACGTTAAAATATCTGATACTGTATCCATTATATAGAGCGCAAAGAATTCTTTTTGCAATTAAAGGAAATCCCAAAGCTGGACAGCATAGTTTTTAATAATGGTATGAGGTGCTTTAGGTATAATAATAAAAACTAcatggtaaaataaaaaaaatttaattcattCATTATTATTCTCTATTATTATTAAACACTTTTGCATGGATCCCATAAATCAAGAATTCTTTAAATAAAGCTCCAGATTAACTATGGAGCGTTAAAGCTGTCATGGCATCGCGACATAAAATTCGAGACTGAAGGAAATCACAAACCTCCAATAGTTCCACCAGTAGAACTGGAGCTGGAGGAGGTTGGCCCTGCGCTTGGACCCCTCAAGAATGGATCAATGATGCCGCCGCCTAGTGGAGGTAGTACAGATAAAAAGCACAATGTTTGCGAAAGAAGAACGCTCCACCTTTTAAAGAAACACTAATGTTTTGTGTTTTAATCAACTATCTTTTTGGCGTTAGTATCACTCTATAACATCGCTATTTTAAGCCGAATAAATGTATTGTTAGGGATTTCCTAACAAGGATTTCTAGGTGGCGGGAGGAGCGAAAAGGCAGAAGACATGGGACGATCGGAAGCATCCGATGATCGAAAACCTCGCGCCGCTCCTTTTTCCATTTCTACGCTCCTTTGGCCCCGTGTTACTATATGGAGTAGAATGCGACAGAACTGACGTTTCCGTATTCATCAAAGGCAAAAGTAATTCTCATATACCCAGCGTGTTACAACTGTTCTTACTGTTGTTAGAACAGGTTGCAGTCTTTACAAAGCAAAAGCAACCTCCCCTtccacacacacgtgtgtgtgtgtgtgtgtatgtgtgtgtgtgtatgtgtgtgtgtgtaaaggtacAATGGGTGCAACTTCATACACCTGTTCTTTAACAGAACCCAAACATAACATTCACAATATCTCCATGATGTGTGTCATTGTTTCGCAATAAAGTATAGAATACAAAAGTTACACTGGAAATGGTAACGCACTCATCACATTTTGCTCATCTGTTTTGTGACCACAGTGAGAAATCACTGCACGGTATCACCAAGAGTCACAAGAAATGTCAGGCTAACTAATGTGTTCACTGCATGTAAATGATTCAGGAAACATTACTTGAAACTATTCCCTTTCTTTCAAAAAACTGAACTATTTCAATAATTCCACTTTATAGTTTATCCTTTCCTTTCCATAACTGGTTCGTCGCTCTGTACTTTGAGCGAGAAAATAATAAAATTACTAGAAGAACCTCATGTGAACACTAATATTTCCCAAACACTCAGTGGTGTTTCGTGCTGTTTGCGTAGCGCCTTCGATAAAAAAAAGAGCGTTAGGAGAATTCAATGCTACTCTTACCCGAGGAACTAGAACCGGGTCTGGCAATGCTTCCACCAACTCCTCGGAGAATATTGTTGAGAACTCCTCCACCTGGCAGTTAGTGTCCATCAATGCGTAAAAAAATACATTATGGCATGCCTTCAATTATAAAGAAAGAGCATTAGGTGCCTTCAAACTGCTCTTACCCGAGGAACCGGAACCGAGTCCCGCAATGTTTCCACCACCTCCTCTGAGAATATTGTTGAGGATTCCACCACCTGGCCGTCAGCATCCATCAATGTGTAAAAAAATACGTTCAGCCATGACTAAACACTCAACGACTTATTTTGTTAATAGAAACTTTGTCCTGTGCTCGATTGCGAGGTTTCGTAACTGGTACAGAAGACCGCAATATCTGATCCTGTATAACCTCGAAAGTTATTTGCAAtacattttcttcatttcaaATAACATGTTGAAACTAATATAACTGCGAAGCATGTGGACTTTAGGTGAACAAGCACTGTCTTAATAAGCAGTCTACGCCGATTTCTGTGTATTTGCGGTACAAAAACAGATATTGAAGAATGTTGGAGTACATGCTTTATTCTTAATATTACTGCAGCCTCTATGGTTTCAGCAAATAGTCAGCTTAAACTTCAAGTTACCTccacatgaaaccaacagacAAAGAACCTAGTGAACGTATTGGGAAAATTACCTGTTTCTCTTTAATTTGATATATAGAAATATTGAGGAAAGCGCACGTCGAATCGTATCGTTTTTATTTATTGTATACctcttgtttttcattttttatgtgtgtgtctaGTATATGCTTTCTTGACTAGTATTAACGCACCTTCAAACTCATTATGGATGATGTGATCttgttttatttacatttattactCTAGCGCCTACGGTACTTGATCCATGGGGCCTCGTACTGTATCCATACACCACCTATGATATCTCCAGAAAATTTTGAGAACAATATATCTTAAAAGATACTTAGAGTTTTAGAGTATGCAATATGTGGACAAAAAAAATAGAAGACAACATCCCACGTGAAATCGAAGCCCACACTTTCCCATTACGCTTGTGGTGCTTTACTGATTATTTGCCTCAGCATGTGTCCGCCCATTAACTTTCTCGGCTTTTCGTCTATGCGTGCGATATCAGCTGTGGAAGTGTAAGGCATAGCCACAACGCATGTACAATGCGACAGATTTCGGTTATGTTCTCGCATGCAGCAAATTGCATATTCTCGCCATTTCATTCCCATTTCTGGTAATTTTCGTGGCTCTCAAATTAAGATAGACCAGTTATTTTCCGCAGTGCTTTCCATGAGAACATTGACAATTTCATTCATATTTATGAGGCTAACGAAAATTCACCACATCGGCATGCTTGCCTTATTCTAGCTTCGTAAAATTCAAGGAATCCTTGAACCTTGTACTAAAgactgcgctttctttttttccaatctTCATAAATGCTTAACAGGTGCATTTGTCGTGCACTCTAACGGGTTCAATAATAGAGATTTGTGAGAATGGCATGTTGTCATATTTCACTCGCATCCCGTACTGTAGTCTTTTCTAGGACTGCATCAATGTTAATATTTAAAACACTTATGTGAAAAACATTGAACTTTTGGACTGCTTGAGGTAAGCATCAGCGCAATCGGCGACAACAGTCCGCTGTAATCACTCCTGGGCTGGTCTTTTGAACACGCAGTTGATCTCTGCTATGTGAACACATTTGATACTGGTATACAGACACTCCAAATACCCGCTAATTGACATTGCTTCTCCGGTACGAAGGAATATTAAAACGGCTCCTTTCAAAAATTTTGCATCATCTTCAGTAGATCTTACGCAACTAGGCAACGGTTTCTTCCAGGAAGCTTTCCTTGTGTATATGTCACCAAAAAGAAAGTCATTACTAACTTCCAGGAACTCCACCAGTAGAGCCAGTACCGGGAGCACCCAAGCTTCTGCTCACGCCACTCAACACCGTATTGAGAAATCCACCACCTGGAAAACAGCGGTCGCAATAACAGCAACAGAAAATTATTTGTGATCTTGAGGCAGGAATCGACATTTATAAAGCTTCTCCTGTCAGTCgatataatttctttaattagtTTACTAGACTGGAAGCCTAGCAGCTGTGCGCAGTATATTGCCCCAGATTAAGATTTTGAGACTACCTAACAACAGAGATCTCCGAGGAAATCTAGATATTGGTAACATCTGGCCTGGTCACGCGGAATATTGTCAATTGGAAAAGTGACTCCTACCATATGAAAGAAGGCAAAGAATCTTCGCGTCCTCCAATGGAGAATTGTTCCCTGTGAAACGACTAAAAATATACGCGAGTATAATCATGCATACAAGACGGCGCAAGCACCGAGCATAATTGAAATAAGAATTACTATCGTACTGGTAAATACGTAAGTGTTGCCTAGAGTACCCAATGTGTGGATGAAGGTGCACTAGGGTTGTGAATTAGGCGAGTTAGTGATACTTGACTTAGGGCCAAACAGAACTTAGAAAAGCGTACTGAGAGACGCAGTTACAATTTCTTGACGCAGCTACAGAAATAGCGCTCGCGGAACATTGCGCTTTCACATACCACAATATTAACGGGGGTGGCGTAAACGTCATAGCCACCGAGGGAAATCTAATCATTCGTCTTTGCCTTGAATATTCAATGCAAATGCTTCCAAGCTCTTACGGAACGATGTAAATCGTTTACTCTATTAACACATGGTAACAGGAACATCGCTTTAAAGTGCCACACACCatgccacatagcaaattttggttatacgctagaAGTTGTGACGTACCCCATAATGACTTTTCTAacactataatttttcaagttagTTTCTTCATAGCAGAAGTTCGAAGGGTCAtgtacccatgatttcaggaTGCGTGTGTCACCGATGATTTAGAAACTCTCTCCCCTTCCCCCTTCTAGCTTGCGCAAGCGGAATTCCTTCCTTGTGTCCAGCCTTACCGTAGCCGGAGGATCGCGTGACAAATTTTTCACGGGCCCGACCTTtcttctctctcgcgcgcgcgttttcgctgAGTGACGCACTTCCGTTCACGGTCTTGTGCGTGACCGGCTGCGTTTGTCCCGTTTCGTGCAGCGGATGATTTTGTGCGCTCTGGACGAGAACACCTGATTAGAGCTATAAGTGAGTGCCACGATTAGGAGCACTTAAGCTCGAGAGGATGAGCGAGGCTCAcagcgctggaacacggtagaaaaacGACATAGTGTCGGGCTCAACCCAGGCAGCTGCCCGACGTGGGAAAAAGCAAACGAAATGGAAGTACAAACGACTGATTCTTAAACAGTGCCGTGCGAGCCTTGACTGGCCAGCCAGCCAGCGCCTTTTAACTGCGTGAAGTGACGAGATCAGCAAGCTCATGCGCACCGAGTTTACTCGAAGCGCAAGGCGCAAATAATTCGGCGCAAACTTCCCGGCTCATTGAAGAAAGCAGGAGTGTGCGCTTCTGGCTTGtgtccgttttttttcttttgttagcgTGTGCTGCTGTTCTGCGCATGCACAGGAAAACAATTAACAAAACCTGAAAAGTTGCATTACGACTGTATCATATCTTTCTTGTGCGCTTTGTTATGTACCTACGGTACATGTTCACTACAGCGGGATATGCTATAAAAAATA
Proteins encoded in this region:
- the LOC142563641 gene encoding uncharacterized protein LOC142563641 isoform X1 translates to MNGTVVFKTFLIFLALAKANHAFNLPSQDQITKAIGNAALRQAGTELIGNIMRRVTGTSGTSQAGTGGPQPTGGNFLSTPAQNGAGNFGPPGSGTAGGGFLNTVLSGVSRSLGAPGTGSTGGVPGSGGILNNILRGGGGNIAGLGSGSSGGGVLNNILRGVGGSIARPGSSSSGGGIIDPFLRGPSAGPTSSSSSSTGGTIGGNGFLNNIIRSVGSGLGSSSSNSQGGGFMDRLIKQAAGGAFGSPSAGTAGNGKGGFNIL
- the LOC142563641 gene encoding uncharacterized protein LOC142563641 isoform X2, with protein sequence MNGTVVFKTFLIFLALAKANHAFNLPSQDQITKAIGNAALRQAGTELIGNIMRRVTGTSGTSQAGTGGPQPTGGNFLSTPAQNGAGNFGPPGSGTAGGGFLNTVLSGVSRSLGAPGTGSTGGVPGSGGILNNILRGGGGNIAGLGSGSSGGGVLNNILRGVGGSIARPGSSSSGGGIIDPFLRGPSAGPTSSSSSSTGGTIGGNGFLNNIIRSVGSGLGSSSSNSQGGGFMDRLIKQAAGGAFGSPSAGTAGNGFNIL
- the LOC142563641 gene encoding uncharacterized protein LOC142563641 isoform X3, producing MIGPQPTGGNFLSTPAQNGAGNFGPPGSGTAGGGFLNTVLSGVSRSLGAPGTGSTGGVPGSGGILNNILRGGGGNIAGLGSGSSGGGVLNNILRGVGGSIARPGSSSSGGGIIDPFLRGPSAGPTSSSSSSTGGTIGGNGFLNNIIRSVGSGLGSSSSNSQGGGFMDRLIKQAAGGAFGSPSAGTAGNGKGGFNIL